One part of the Mustela erminea isolate mMusErm1 chromosome 11, mMusErm1.Pri, whole genome shotgun sequence genome encodes these proteins:
- the TFPI2 gene encoding tissue factor pathway inhibitor 2 isoform X2 gives MNQPPGLHAGMLRPCPGSEGQSPYIKQAPTASAPRLPGDWTLCTLFPPAHSRNASPRGPLKRDSMDFMTGIGVTLLWLVLLMSGRGVNAQSSPEGNNADICLQIPYVGPCRALLPRYYYDRFTQSCRQFFYGGCAGNDNNFETLEDCNEACWRIDKVPHRCRLEVSKGQCGVRTGKYFFNLSSMTCEKFISGECPNSKNSFPDKDTCMAYCAPKKSPSYCYSPKDGGECSGNVTRYYFNPRHKACEAFTYTGCGGNDNNFDNIEDCTRVCLKAVKKEKNEKIPDTILPMEDN, from the exons ATGAATCAGCCTCCCGGGCTTCACGCAGGTATGCTCCGCCCCTGTCCGGGATCCGAAGGACAATCACCCTACATAAAGCAGGCACCCACGGCATCGGCACCCAGGCTGCCTGGAGACTGGACCTTGTGCACCCTCTTCCCGCCTGCACATTCAAGAAACGCCTCGCCCCGAGGGCCACTCAAACGGGACAGCATGGACTTTATGACCGGCATAGGGGTTACGCTTCTGTGGTTGGTCCTGTTGATGAGCGGGCGGGGAGTCAATGCTCAGAGCTCTCCAG aAGGAAACAATGCAGATATCTGCCTCCAGATCCCCTACGTGGGGCCCTGCCGAGCCCTGCTTCCCCGTTACTACTACGACAGGTTCACACAGAGCTGCCGCCAGTTCTTCTACGGAGGCTGCGCCGGCAATGACAACAATTTCGAAACTTTGGAGGACTGCAATGAAGCTTGCTGGAGGATAGACA AAGTTCCTCATAGATGCAGGTTGGAAGTCAGTAAGGGGCAGTGTGGAGTACGCACAGGAAAGTACTTCTTCAACCTAAGTTCCATGACATGTGAAAAATTCATATCTGGCGAGTGTCCCAACAGTAAGAACAGTTTCCCGGACAAGGATACTTGTATGGCCTACTGTGCACCAAAGAaaa GTCCATCATATTGCTACAGTCCAAAAGATGGGGGCGAATGCTCTGGTAATGTAACTCGCTATTATTTTAATCCAAGACACAAAGCCTGTGAGGCCTTCACCTATACTGGCTGTGGAGGGAATGACAATAACTTTGATAACATAGAGGACTGCACACGTGTTTGTCTAAAAG ctgtgaagaaggaaaagaatgagaagataCCCGACACTATTTTGCCCATGGAAGATAACTAA
- the TFPI2 gene encoding tissue factor pathway inhibitor 2 isoform X1 — translation MNQPPGLHAGMLRPCPGSEGQSPYIKQAPTASAPRLPGDWTLCTLFPPAHSRNASPRGPLKRDSMDFMTGIGVTLLWLVLLMSGRGVNAQSSPGSPSAPPEGNNADICLQIPYVGPCRALLPRYYYDRFTQSCRQFFYGGCAGNDNNFETLEDCNEACWRIDKVPHRCRLEVSKGQCGVRTGKYFFNLSSMTCEKFISGECPNSKNSFPDKDTCMAYCAPKKSPSYCYSPKDGGECSGNVTRYYFNPRHKACEAFTYTGCGGNDNNFDNIEDCTRVCLKAVKKEKNEKIPDTILPMEDN, via the exons ATGAATCAGCCTCCCGGGCTTCACGCAGGTATGCTCCGCCCCTGTCCGGGATCCGAAGGACAATCACCCTACATAAAGCAGGCACCCACGGCATCGGCACCCAGGCTGCCTGGAGACTGGACCTTGTGCACCCTCTTCCCGCCTGCACATTCAAGAAACGCCTCGCCCCGAGGGCCACTCAAACGGGACAGCATGGACTTTATGACCGGCATAGGGGTTACGCTTCTGTGGTTGGTCCTGTTGATGAGCGGGCGGGGAGTCAATGCTCAGAGCTCTCCAG gctctccttctgctcctccagaAGGAAACAATGCAGATATCTGCCTCCAGATCCCCTACGTGGGGCCCTGCCGAGCCCTGCTTCCCCGTTACTACTACGACAGGTTCACACAGAGCTGCCGCCAGTTCTTCTACGGAGGCTGCGCCGGCAATGACAACAATTTCGAAACTTTGGAGGACTGCAATGAAGCTTGCTGGAGGATAGACA AAGTTCCTCATAGATGCAGGTTGGAAGTCAGTAAGGGGCAGTGTGGAGTACGCACAGGAAAGTACTTCTTCAACCTAAGTTCCATGACATGTGAAAAATTCATATCTGGCGAGTGTCCCAACAGTAAGAACAGTTTCCCGGACAAGGATACTTGTATGGCCTACTGTGCACCAAAGAaaa GTCCATCATATTGCTACAGTCCAAAAGATGGGGGCGAATGCTCTGGTAATGTAACTCGCTATTATTTTAATCCAAGACACAAAGCCTGTGAGGCCTTCACCTATACTGGCTGTGGAGGGAATGACAATAACTTTGATAACATAGAGGACTGCACACGTGTTTGTCTAAAAG ctgtgaagaaggaaaagaatgagaagataCCCGACACTATTTTGCCCATGGAAGATAACTAA